The stretch of DNA TCAGCTTAATCGACTAATACCCGTCCCTAAAGTAGACAGTTATGCAGTGTTTTTTTTCCTGCCATCCTGTTCTCATTGCCAGGAAGCAGTTCCTGATGTAAAGCGATACGAAGAAAACGGCAATGTAAAGACACTCATTGGGGTATATCCCTCTTACGTGTCAAAAAGCGAAATAGAAGCGTTTAAGGCAGATTATGGCGTTACTTTTTCGACTTATGCCTGTGACATCAAGGCATTGAATCGTTTTGTGAAAACGTATCCGACAGTATTGCGTGTGAAGGGTACTAAAATCGTAGAAGCGCACATAGGCTCAATGAATGACACTCCGTAATACTATTCTTTTTGCTATTCTAAATCGCATAGAACTCATGAAAATATCAGTCTATTCCTGGCTGCAAAGGTGCCTGATTCTCTGTCTGGTTACATTAGGTGCGGCTTGCCAACCTTCATCTATCTCGACTAAAAAGGTAATGAAAATTTCAGGCGGCACTAACACAACCGACAAACGAGCCGTTTCTAATTTTATGGCTATTGATGTGTCGCGTGCCATTCAGGTGCGGATAACCAAAGGAACAATGCCCAGTTTAACGCTCGAAACAGGCGTCAACTTTCTGCCCTATATCATCACCGAAGTAAGGCAGGGCGTACTGGTGCTGACTATAAAAGATGATGTACAGTTGCTCGATGGCTCCATTATTGCGAACGTCGTTATGCCTTCGCTCGTATCGGTTCGGGCGTCGGGCGCATCGGTTATCAGCAGTTCCGATACGTTTGGAGCAACAGACTTTGCGACAACTTTGACGGGTGCCAGCCAACTAAGTATGCCCCTGACTATGCAATCGATTACAGCAACAATTGAAGGGGCATCAACGGTCCGCCTTACTGGTCAGGCACAGACGTTGACAGTAGCTGGCCTGAGTGGAGCCAGTCAGCTACTAAGCGGAGAGTTACTGACCAACGTGTGTTCGCTGAATGTATCAGGAGCGAGCCGAGCTGAAGTGAACGTTAAGAAAACACTTAGCGGAACAGTGTCCGGAGCCAGTCAAGTGCAATACTGGGGCGGTATCGTTGCTTCTTTACATGTAGATGCTTCCTCTACGGTTTCCCGACTGTAGCAGATTTTATCTATGTCAGAGAAAATTTCGCCGTGACACTACTTGCCTGTTCAAACTTATTCGTACCTTTGCAGGCCGAAAAAGAAAAGTTGTAAGGAAAAGTTGTAGAGTTTTAGAGTAGTAAAGCTGTAGAGTTGGCATGCCTTCCGATACAGCGAAGCAACTTTATAACGCTATAACTTTAAAACTGCCAGACTGCGGGCGTGGCGAAATTGGTAGACGTGCCAGACTTAGGATCTGGTGCCGCAAGGCATGGGGGTTCGAGTCCCTCCGCCCGTACAAGTTTTGAATGATTGAGTGATTGAACGATTGAATTATGAGCCTGTCACGCCCATTCAATCAATCAACCATTCAATCATTCAATCATTTTAAACCGATTCTGTTGTGGAAATTACGCTCGAAAAAGCCAGCGACACCAATGCTTCGCTGAACATCACGCTGACCCCGGCTGATTACAAGCCCGAAGTCGATAAAAAATTGAAAGAGTATGGCCGCAAGGTTCAACTGAAGGGCTTTCGGCCCGGCCACGTACCGACGTCGCTCGTGCAGAAGATGTACGGTAAGAGCATTCTGGTCGATGAGATCAACGCCATGTTGAGCCGCACGGTGAGCCAATACATCCGTGAGAACAAACTACAGGTTGTGGGCGACCCGGTGCCGAATCGCGATCAGGCCGATGCCATCGACTGGGATAACCAAACGGAGTTTGCGTTTAGCTACACGCTGGGGCTGGCGTCGGAGTTCGACATAGATTTCTCCGATCTGCCGAGTGTTACCCGCTACGACATTCAGGCTGGCGAAGCTGAAGTAAGCAGCACTATTGCCGATTTGCAGCAGCGGTTTCATAGCCATACACATGCCGACGAAGTGGGCGATTCCGACACCATTTACGGCGAACTGAAGCAGGTAAATACACCCGAAGGAGCAGAGGCTTTTGCGGCTAAAACCGCCTTCCCGATGGCGCAAATGGCCGATGACGCCAAAGGTCAATTCGTCGGTAAGAAAAAAGACGATACCATCACGTTCTTGCTGGAGCAGGCGTTTCCCGATGAGAAAGCCCGCGCCAACGCTACCGGTGTGAAAAAAGATGAAGCCGCCAACCTGACCGGCGAGTTTACATTTACGATTGACGACATTACCCGCCACGAACCTGCCGAACTGAATCAGGAGTTTTTCGATAAGGTGCTGGGAGCCGGTGCTGTCGACAACGAAGAGCAACTGCGCGTGAAGGTAGCCGAGATTATTCAGGGGAACTACGCCCGCGAGTCGGACAGTCTGCTGCGGCTCGACATTGAAAAAAACCTACTCGACAACACACCTATTCTGCTGCCCGACGAGTTCCTGAAAAACTGGTTGCTCGAAGTCAACGAAGGTAAGTTTACGCCCGAGCAGATTGACGAGCAGTACGACGATTTCACCAAGTCGGTGAAGTTGCAGCTTATCAAGAACAAAATTGCCGACAAGGCCGACATCAAGGTTGAGTTTGAGGAAGTGCTGAACGTGACCCGCCAAATGGTGCGCGAACAGTTCGGCTTCATGGGTGGTGAAAATGAGGAGATGAATCAAACCATCGACCGCATTGCCCGCAACTACCTGATGGACGAGAAAAACAACGGTCAGAACTACACGAGCACGTTTAACCGGGTGTATGACGACAAAGTAATCGAATACGCCAAAACGCAACTGACCATTGTCTCCCAGGACGTAACGGTCGATGAGTTCAAGGCAATGGCTGAGAGTAGATAACTCTACGTCAGACAATCATAGTATAAAACAGGCCCGGTCATTGATCGGGCCTGTTTGTTGTTGTTGTGGGGTTTGTTACTTTGCGGATATCAAGAAACCGACAATGAACCTAACGTACCGACTCGCCACCGAGGCTGATTTGATTGAGATCGTGCGTATGCTCTCCGACGATAAATTAGGCGCACAACGGGAAGATTTTCAGGAATCGCTATACCTTCTATAGACTTCTTATAGACAGAACAGGCTGTGTTACATTAGAACAAGCGGAGCCAGGGAAGGGCATATACATTTGGTTAATGCCTTCAACTGAGCGACGTACAGGTAGCCAGTTTTCGCGGATAATCTATCAACCACCCCAACGTTATGCCGGAACTATTCGCTACACTTCTTCGTAATTTTCGCCGGAAGCCAATCGGCATTGGAGCCAGTAATTATCCACTCAGAGTCAGCGGGGTGCTAATGGCGAACCTGATTATGTTGGGCTACGGCTATGACTTCGGCTTTTCAGACGCGCTTATCGGTATCATCCTGTACTTTCTGATTCGCCCGCACTTGTTGTATGTGCTCTATCGGTTCAGTGGCTCAAACTACAATGTCGAATTAATCTGGCTTTGGTTCGATACGTTCTGGGCGGGTATCGTGATGGTTATGCTTTCGTTTTCAATACAGGCGTCGGTTGCGCTCGCTATCATGACCTGCGCCGGTAACATCGGCGTGCGGGGTATGCGGCAGTTTTTATACGGACTACTTGCCATTGGACTGGGCATCGGTTTTGCCGGGCTGTTCATGCCCATTCAGTTCAACTATCAGCACGGTTTCTACGTCGATCTGGCAACCGGGTTTTCCATTTCGGTCTACACGCTATTTTTCTCGTATACGGCTTATCGGTCAGCCATTTATCAGAAAAAGCTGCGTAAAGAAATTGAGCGCGAAAAGCAGCATTCCGATGAACTGCTGCTCAATATTCTGCCCGAAGAACTCGTCAACGAATTAAAAGAAAAAGGCATTACCCAGACCCGGCTGCACGACGAGGTAACGATTATGTTTACTGATTTCAAAGACTCTACGCAAATCAGCGAACACCTTAGCCCAACTGAACTGGTAGAGGAAATCGATTACTGTTTCCGTAATTTCGACCGGATCATCAGCCGCTACGATAGCATCGAAAAAATCAAAACCATTGGTGATGCTTACTTGTGTGTGGGTGGGTTGCCCAGTTCGCACCCTACCCACGCTACCGATATTGTGAGTGCTGCGCTCGAAATGCGTGACTTCATCCGTCGGCGCGGAGAACAACTCCAGGGGCAGGGCAAACAGGCATTTCAGATACAAATTGGTGTTCATAGCGGGCCGGTGGTGGCGGGGGTTGTTGGGGCAACCAAATTTGCTTACGACATTTGGGGCGATACAGTGAACACCGCAGCCCGGCTGGAGTCATCGAGCGAACCGGGACACATAAACGTCTCAGAAGCAACGTATCTGCGCATTAAATCGCAGTTCGAGTGTCTGTACCGGGGAAAAATATCGGCCAAAAATAAAGCCGATATGGCGATGTACTATGTAGAGTCCGCCTTTCAATTATCCGCCCTTTATCAGCCCGTATGAACACAGCTTCTGCCTGGCAACACATCCTGCATCGATTAACCATCGGTTTAGATCCCGAACAGACTTACCATACCGTAGGAAATACGATAGACGTGGCCGAACAGGTCCACCAAATTGCCCAGGCAGAAGGCATTACCGACACCGAAGAACTGAACCTGCTTCAGATAGCCGCTTACTATCACGATGCCGACAAAATACTTTAGAGTAAATCAGGCAGGCTTTGCCGCAGGAATAAGCTTATGAATGTCAGCAAAATACTAATTGCCGTTGGGCTGTTTCTCATTGGTTCGTTTGGGCATTGGTATATTATGTACTGGCAGTTCAAATCGCCGAACTGGATACGGTCGCCGGTGCCGTATGTATTGGCCGTGGGTTGTACGTGGCTTTGGATTCAGGCATCGAAGTATGGCGTCGAAGGGCTGAATGGCTCGATGTGGGCGAACCGATTTTTGTTTTTTGCGACGGGCGTAATGGTTGGTGCCATTCTATACCCGTACCACTTCGGTCAGCCATTCACCGTCAAAGTTCTTATTCAATTGCTGCTGGCACTCTGTATTTTGCTGGTTTCTGTGATTTAATTCTGGCATATCCCAAACGCTGCATATATGAAGAGCCGTTCTGCTAATTGGAACGGCTCTTCAGGTAATACGACATTGAGTCAGGTGTGGCCCACGGCTGGCGCATGTAGAGACGCAAAGGGTTGCGTCTCTACACCGGATGGTCATTCGTAGAGACGCAACCCTTTGCGTCTCTACATGCGCCAGCCACACGTCAAATTAGTGCAACTACCTAAACTACTGATACTGAATGTACATCGGTATGGGGTTGAGAGCCAGTACCTCTTCGGGCGTCATGATGCGCGAACCGGGCTTGCGGAAGTCGTTTTTGTAGAACAACTTGAAGCCTGTGTACTGGACAGGTTCTTTTACGATGTAATCCTTGTACGAATCTTTTTTAAGCACTGGCGGCCCCCAACCGTCCATATCCATCACAATCTGCACATTGGGGTCGAGTTTGATGTTTTTGTAATTCTTAATCATGCCCTGCGTGAAGCGGTGAACCACCAGCACTTTGGGCGGCAGGTTGTTTTCTCTCACGACGCGGCTCAGAAACTGCACCGCCTGATTCACGTCGGCGGCATCGTAGGAGCCAATTTTGGTGCCGGGTTTCGCCCCTGTCACCATCGAGAATTCCGGGTCAATGCCTAAATGAACGAACGGCAGTTTCAGGTATTTCTCTAAAAACTTCATTTCGCCCGCCAGTGGTGCATGACCTCGCTGGATATCCAGAAACACAATGGCTTTGTGTTCGTTGCCCCACTTCAAAACTTTCTTGATGGTTTTATCAGACATGCGCATTCTGTAACCGCCGTCTTTACCAGGTGCGCCCTGCGCCGAAATGGCTACCAGATGGAGCGCGGGCTGAATAGGCGTTTTGGGGTCGGCTTTTTGCCAGTTCTCAATCTCATTGTCTAACCGGCGCAGCATTTCCTCTTTCGGGTACTCGCCGAGGATACCCATTTTTTTGGAGTGCGGATTGCCGTAGTACGCGAAAATGCGGTGTTTGGGCAGAATGGCCTCTGTAGGGGCGTAGGTGAGCGAATCGAGGGTGGAGTCGCCCGTGCTGACGGCTCGTGTCGATGACAGGGCTGGTGGTGTTTCTGACGAATCGGATGAAGTGGCTGACGTTGAGGAGGCTGCCGACGCTTCAGGAGCCAGCTTACCGCGTTCGGTAGTTTCTTTTGAGGAAGATGAGCAGCCAGTTAAATGGCTGAAAGCCAGCAGAGTAAGAGCGGCTATGGAAAAACGCATACAGGGCAGTAAGTTAGTCGGTTACTTTATAAAAAAAGGGTTAGTGCCAATTCGAAGGCACATAACCCTACGGTGCAAGTATAGAATCTTATGGCAACTTTTCAAAACAAAACCTCGCCAAGTCCCAGCCGCACAATCGAAAAATCGTCGTCGGTAGCGTCAATGATGGTAGAAGGTACGTTGCCGCCATAGCCACCGTCGATCACAATATCGACCTGATGCTGAAATTTCTCGAAGATTAGTTCCGGGTCGGTCGAGTATTCAATGATTTCGTCTTCGTC from Spirosoma montaniterrae encodes:
- a CDS encoding adenylate/guanylate cyclase domain-containing protein produces the protein MPELFATLLRNFRRKPIGIGASNYPLRVSGVLMANLIMLGYGYDFGFSDALIGIILYFLIRPHLLYVLYRFSGSNYNVELIWLWFDTFWAGIVMVMLSFSIQASVALAIMTCAGNIGVRGMRQFLYGLLAIGLGIGFAGLFMPIQFNYQHGFYVDLATGFSISVYTLFFSYTAYRSAIYQKKLRKEIEREKQHSDELLLNILPEELVNELKEKGITQTRLHDEVTIMFTDFKDSTQISEHLSPTELVEEIDYCFRNFDRIISRYDSIEKIKTIGDAYLCVGGLPSSHPTHATDIVSAALEMRDFIRRRGEQLQGQGKQAFQIQIGVHSGPVVAGVVGATKFAYDIWGDTVNTAARLESSSEPGHINVSEATYLRIKSQFECLYRGKISAKNKADMAMYYVESAFQLSALYQPV
- the tig gene encoding trigger factor; this translates as MEITLEKASDTNASLNITLTPADYKPEVDKKLKEYGRKVQLKGFRPGHVPTSLVQKMYGKSILVDEINAMLSRTVSQYIRENKLQVVGDPVPNRDQADAIDWDNQTEFAFSYTLGLASEFDIDFSDLPSVTRYDIQAGEAEVSSTIADLQQRFHSHTHADEVGDSDTIYGELKQVNTPEGAEAFAAKTAFPMAQMADDAKGQFVGKKKDDTITFLLEQAFPDEKARANATGVKKDEAANLTGEFTFTIDDITRHEPAELNQEFFDKVLGAGAVDNEEQLRVKVAEIIQGNYARESDSLLRLDIEKNLLDNTPILLPDEFLKNWLLEVNEGKFTPEQIDEQYDDFTKSVKLQLIKNKIADKADIKVEFEEVLNVTRQMVREQFGFMGGENEEMNQTIDRIARNYLMDEKNNGQNYTSTFNRVYDDKVIEYAKTQLTIVSQDVTVDEFKAMAESR
- a CDS encoding head GIN domain-containing protein; this translates as MKISGGTNTTDKRAVSNFMAIDVSRAIQVRITKGTMPSLTLETGVNFLPYIITEVRQGVLVLTIKDDVQLLDGSIIANVVMPSLVSVRASGASVISSSDTFGATDFATTLTGASQLSMPLTMQSITATIEGASTVRLTGQAQTLTVAGLSGASQLLSGELLTNVCSLNVSGASRAEVNVKKTLSGTVSGASQVQYWGGIVASLHVDASSTVSRL